A window from Chitinophaga filiformis encodes these proteins:
- a CDS encoding glycine-rich domain-containing protein: MNQTTTLTTQQEQLWQRILSFPFDDPDARLPFSRKLARENKWDYNFGLKAIEEYRKFIFLCCISPQGASPSKVIDEVWHLHLIYTQNYWEEFCGKTLNRNIHHHPSAGGPQERNRHENWRTDTLDLYRNTFHTEPPPEFWSDQSPSRNVLSRILKRLLLLPLLFLTACSPGDIGFAPFIICLMVLIGSIITGSRGSEEKRKNNDSEGSSCGSSCSSGCGSGCGGGCGGGCGGCGS; the protein is encoded by the coding sequence ATGAATCAAACAACTACACTTACTACACAACAGGAGCAGTTATGGCAAAGGATCCTATCCTTTCCCTTTGATGACCCAGATGCCCGGCTCCCCTTTTCACGCAAGCTTGCCCGGGAGAACAAATGGGACTATAATTTCGGGTTGAAAGCCATAGAAGAATACAGGAAGTTCATTTTCCTCTGTTGTATCTCGCCGCAGGGAGCGTCTCCTTCCAAGGTAATAGATGAGGTATGGCACCTGCACCTGATCTATACACAGAACTACTGGGAAGAATTCTGCGGAAAAACATTAAATCGCAATATTCACCACCACCCTTCCGCAGGTGGCCCACAGGAAAGAAACAGACACGAAAACTGGCGAACAGATACGCTTGATCTCTACCGTAACACGTTTCACACAGAACCACCACCCGAATTTTGGAGCGACCAATCCCCCTCAAGAAACGTCCTTTCCCGGATCTTAAAAAGACTCTTACTCCTTCCACTCCTCTTTCTTACCGCATGCAGTCCGGGCGATATCGGATTTGCTCCCTTCATCATATGTCTTATGGTACTGATCGGATCGATCATAACGGGCTCCCGAGGCAGCGAAGAAAAACGAAAAAATAATGATAGCGAGGGTAGTAGTTGTGGAAGTAGCTGTAGCAGTGGGTGTGGTAGTGGATGCGGTGGAGGTTGTGGTGGCGGATGCGGAGGATGCGGAAGTTAA
- a CDS encoding helix-turn-helix domain-containing protein, with protein sequence MKSVSMNELDMRLATGSPLELSALLPEGIQHEIGHFNIFNIAKIRQTVQNRPKEPYQCRTFYKINLLQGHSEIEFADSIIHLSQPTLVFTTPKSPFTWLPLERQSGMCCVFTPEFLHPTRSGVVLDELPIYKSPEHPVFPLQKTDVKKVKDIFEKMEATIVSNYAYKYDLLRAYTLELIHLGQQLQSTIMLHPNHSSFARTTSLFIELLERQFPLESPHQKVTLRTAKDYADKLSVHVNHLNKVLKETTGLTTSALIAGRILQEAQILLRQTNWTIAQIADSLGFSDFAHFAKFFKNETGIPPGSYRSQTESLNFT encoded by the coding sequence ATGAAAAGTGTTTCAATGAACGAACTTGACATGCGCCTGGCTACCGGGTCTCCTCTGGAGCTGAGTGCCTTGCTGCCAGAGGGTATTCAGCATGAGATCGGCCATTTCAACATATTCAATATAGCAAAGATCCGGCAGACTGTTCAGAACAGACCGAAAGAACCCTATCAGTGCCGTACTTTTTATAAGATCAATCTTTTACAGGGGCATTCGGAGATTGAATTTGCTGACAGCATTATACATCTGTCACAGCCAACCCTCGTCTTTACCACGCCTAAAAGTCCTTTTACCTGGCTACCGCTGGAACGGCAGTCCGGCATGTGTTGTGTATTCACGCCAGAATTCCTTCATCCGACAAGGAGTGGTGTCGTGCTGGATGAACTGCCTATTTATAAATCGCCGGAGCATCCTGTGTTTCCGCTGCAGAAAACAGATGTAAAAAAAGTAAAAGACATCTTTGAAAAGATGGAGGCAACCATCGTTTCCAATTACGCCTACAAATATGACCTGCTGCGTGCTTACACGCTTGAGCTCATTCATCTGGGGCAGCAGTTGCAGTCAACGATCATGCTTCATCCCAATCACAGCAGCTTTGCGCGTACAACCTCTCTGTTCATCGAGTTGCTGGAAAGGCAATTTCCGCTGGAAAGCCCTCACCAGAAAGTAACGTTGCGCACTGCGAAAGACTATGCTGATAAGCTATCCGTACATGTCAACCATCTGAATAAAGTATTAAAGGAAACCACTGGCCTGACCACATCTGCATTAATAGCCGGAAGGATTCTGCAGGAAGCGCAGATCCTGTTGCGGCAGACGAATTGGACCATCGCGCAGATCGCTGATAGTCTGGGCTTTTCAGACTTTGCACATTTTGCGAAGTTCTTTAAGAATGAAACAGGTATTCCACCCGGGTCATATCGCTCACAAACCGAAAGTTTGAATTTTACATAA
- a CDS encoding SDR family NAD(P)-dependent oxidoreductase yields the protein MSSSKIALVTGGSRGIGQNIALSLAQKGHDIIITYLNRKESAEETISAIQALGRKAVALQLNTSDTKGFDAFVKQLSDVLNSTFGTTRFDFLINNAGTASQAPITTATESQFDEMMNIHLKGVYFLTQKLLPLLQDGGRIVNISSAVSRISYPGVSVYGIMKGGMDVYTRYLAAELGTRGISANVVAPGAIFGGGAMEDNPDMRAFVKGITALGRVGLPDDVGGVVSFLCSDDAKWVNGQRIEVTGGVGL from the coding sequence ATGAGCTCTTCGAAAATTGCATTAGTAACAGGCGGTAGCCGGGGCATCGGACAGAATATTGCATTGAGCCTGGCGCAGAAAGGCCACGACATCATCATTACATATCTTAACAGGAAAGAGAGTGCAGAGGAAACTATATCGGCTATTCAGGCACTGGGGCGTAAGGCCGTAGCCCTGCAGCTCAACACATCGGATACTAAAGGTTTCGACGCTTTTGTTAAGCAGTTAAGCGATGTATTGAACAGCACATTTGGAACTACCCGCTTCGATTTTCTCATCAATAATGCGGGCACTGCTTCGCAGGCGCCGATTACCACTGCTACGGAAAGCCAGTTCGATGAAATGATGAATATTCATCTGAAAGGAGTTTATTTCCTCACACAAAAGCTGTTACCGTTGTTACAGGATGGCGGCAGGATTGTCAATATTTCATCCGCAGTATCCCGGATCTCTTATCCAGGCGTATCAGTGTACGGTATAATGAAGGGAGGAATGGATGTATATACCAGGTACCTGGCTGCTGAACTGGGCACAAGGGGGATATCTGCAAACGTTGTAGCGCCGGGAGCCATCTTTGGCGGTGGAGCAATGGAGGATAATCCTGATATGCGCGCATTCGTGAAAGGAATAACGGCACTGGGTCGTGTGGGCTTACCGGATGATGTTGGCGGCGTGGTGTCATTCCTTTGCAGTGATGACGCTAAATGGGTAAATGGCCAGCGTATTGAGGTAACTGGCGGTGTGGGATTGTAG